A stretch of DNA from Dioscorea cayenensis subsp. rotundata cultivar TDr96_F1 chromosome 4, TDr96_F1_v2_PseudoChromosome.rev07_lg8_w22 25.fasta, whole genome shotgun sequence:
GTGTACTTGTTCTTCAAATTCCATTTCCACAAATCTTTTGTTctatccacataccaaaaagcaaagcaaaaataaaaaaagtgtgtttttttcttagtttCGTATTGGAAGGGTAGTACCAAAGACtccattttttggtttttgaactTGTTCAACTGCTGGATTTTGACAGCCTCTGGTCATCAACTTGGACTTTTGGAGTGTGTATAAATTAGCCCAAGCCTACTGATCTTTTCATTGtgcttcttggttttttttgcCTTCTGTGTTGTGTTTGCAGGTACTGCTACTCATCCTCCATTTTTCTTACTTCTTCACTTGTTCTTTGagttggtttatttatttttgtgtgtatCTATCTGTTGATGAGGTTGCATGTGActttgatttatacttgttatatgatttcaagttttgttcttcttcatgttaAAGATTGGAGCATGCAAATGGAAAAGAAATAACCATTGTTTGATTTACCCCAAATTACTGCTCTAGTGATGTTAGGTTTTTGCTGAAAGTTTTTGTCtattttccttgtttgtttGGTGGTTTGGAATATGCAAATGGGTTGAAGTAGGTACATGGTATGATTGCCCCAAAATTTCTTACTTTTTTGTGATGTTAGGCttttatctttttcctttttctcttttctttttaaatttgtacTGGTCAAATTCATAATGAACTCATTGATTGATGTTCAATTTGGTAGGCTAAATATTTTGTGCAAGTTGATAATTGGGAGTTGGTGTTCTATGGGTTTGTCCCTCTCAATATTGGCATGGGCATGGGTCAAAGTTATGAAGGAAAAATTCTTTGGCTTGAGACAGGTTGAAGCTGTTTTAGCAAAATCTATCAGTTTTGGCGAGAAGGAAGTTGGCATGACATTAAGATCATTGAGTTTCAGACGAAGCGATTCCGGGAAGGCAATGTCTTCTGATTGCCCCCGCCAACCGGTTCTTGAAAAATCTCTGAGCTTCAAGAATTGGGAGATTGAACCTTCAGTTTCATGTCAACAAGATTTTAATGATTCCAATGCAGTGGAAACACTTTCTTTCAAGACTGAAAGAAATGATGCAGTTACTGCACTTAAGTCTCCGAATCGTGTTCCTGAGTTCTCGTCGCCGAGGCCTTCTAGCCGATTAGCTGCTGCTGGTGTTAAGCTGCAAATCTCGAGTGATACTAAGGTTCAACCTCTTACTTTAAAGAGTGGAAGGAATGATGTTGCTGCTGAAATGAAATCCCCGACTAAACTTCTTGAGTTCTCATCGCCGAGGCCATTGAGTGAATTAGAGGCAGCAGCCGTGAAGGTGCAAAAAGTTTACAAGAGTTACAGGACAAGGAGAAATTTAGCTGATTGTGCTGTGGTGGTTGAGGAATTATGGTTGGTATCTAATTCTTGTTTCTGTGGTTTTCTGAagcttttttagtttttacggtttaatcttatgtttcttgttGAATATAGGTGGAAAGCATTGGATTTTGCGTCTCTGAAGAGAAGTTCAATATCGTTTTTCCATATCGATAAACATGAGACAGCGGTGTCGAAGTGGTCTAGAGCAAGGACTCGAGCGGCTAAGGTAAGAAACATGTTACATATGCGATCGGTTTTTTAGTTTCTTGATGTAATTGCTAGTATTTTGTGTTAACATTTTGCTACTTTTGTTTTTCAGGTTGGTAAAGGTTTGTCAAAGGATGAAAAGGCTCAGAAACTAGCATTACAACACTGGCTTGAAGCTGTATGCATTGCATCTTTTACTTTGATACTTAGCATGCTGATTACAAGCATCCTAACCTTTCTTCACTTACTTGTCTCCACAGATTGATCCACGACACCGATACGGTCATAATTTGCACCTTTATTATGATATTTGGTTCGAAAGCGAGAGCACT
This window harbors:
- the LOC120258506 gene encoding IQ domain-containing protein IQM1-like, whose amino-acid sequence is MGLSLSILAWAWVKVMKEKFFGLRQVEAVLAKSISFGEKEVGMTLRSLSFRRSDSGKAMSSDCPRQPVLEKSLSFKNWEIEPSVSCQQDFNDSNAVETLSFKTERNDAVTALKSPNRVPEFSSPRPSSRLAAAGVKLQISSDTKVQPLTLKSGRNDVAAEMKSPTKLLEFSSPRPLSELEAAAVKVQKVYKSYRTRRNLADCAVVVEELWWKALDFASLKRSSISFFHIDKHETAVSKWSRARTRAAKVGKGLSKDEKAQKLALQHWLEAIDPRHRYGHNLHLYYDIWFESESTEPFFYWLDIGDGREISLEKCPRSKLQQQCIKYLGPNEREAYEVIVESGKLVYKQSGNIVNTVEGSKWIFVLSTTRALYVGQKKKGTFQHSSFLAGGATTAAGRLVAKDGELKAIWPYSGHYLPTEENFKEFISFLQDHEVDLTNVKRCSVDDDEFPSFKKQDELAKVANNESEDSTATLEEPAKESTEKAKPVFELGRRLSCKWTTGAGPRIGCVRDYPAELQSRALEQVNLSPRVIPSPIGNKVPIPSPRPSPKVRLSPRLAYMGIPTPTVSLTLPQHRKR